One genomic window of uncultured delta proteobacterium includes the following:
- the kup gene encoding putative potassium transport system protein kup 2 (Evidence 3 : Function proposed based on presence of conserved amino acid motif, structural feature or limited homology), with translation MAAVAVTALGVVFGDIGTSPLYALRECFHGPHAIAVNHVNVMGVLSLIFWSLMVVITIKYVCFVTRADHHGEGGTFALLSIVREAIEKTPDKLLFKALPFFALGSAALLYSDGIITPAVSVLSAVEGLRVATAAADPFVVPITCVILVVLFLLQKHGTARIGNVFGPVMLLWFATLAGIGIINILKHPTVLLAVSPHHALAYFAANHIHGFVVLGTVVLCITGGEALYADLGHFSRLPIRNSWFVVVCPALVLNYLGQGALILNNPDAAHNPFYRSVPEGLLIPMLVLATAATVIASQALITGVYSLTQQAMQLGFMPRMRVVHTSSSTRGQVYLPTINTILMLACVALVLIFESSSGLAAAYGLAVTGAMGITSILYFAVTRFVWGWPLWRALPLLLLFLLFDLPFLGANLVKILDGGWLPLLASVLIVAVMTTWQKGRARLADSFVHISMPLAEFLSFLRQDVFARSPGTGVFMTMNQNLTPPPLATFSTLVHAVPETVVLLTIRTVNAPYARAGNRIMVNGDDKDIGFYRMAVSYGYMEQPDMVAVMEESKDSGVYLGDATFYLGRETFLPAEGHDEAMRPWRRALFDFLSRNAWDASIFFNIPSSKVMEIGTRLKL, from the coding sequence ATGGCCGCCGTGGCCGTGACGGCGCTGGGCGTCGTTTTCGGCGATATCGGCACGAGCCCCCTTTACGCTCTCCGGGAATGCTTTCACGGCCCGCATGCCATCGCGGTGAACCACGTCAACGTGATGGGCGTGCTTTCCCTGATTTTCTGGAGCCTGATGGTGGTCATCACCATCAAGTATGTCTGCTTCGTGACAAGGGCCGACCACCACGGCGAGGGCGGCACCTTCGCCCTGTTGTCCATTGTGCGCGAAGCGATAGAAAAGACGCCGGACAAGCTGCTTTTCAAGGCGCTGCCCTTTTTCGCCCTCGGCAGCGCGGCGTTGCTCTACAGCGACGGCATCATCACCCCGGCGGTCTCCGTCCTTTCCGCCGTGGAGGGGCTCCGGGTGGCGACCGCGGCGGCGGACCCCTTCGTCGTGCCGATCACCTGCGTCATCCTGGTCGTTCTCTTTTTGTTGCAAAAGCACGGTACGGCGCGGATCGGCAATGTGTTCGGCCCGGTCATGCTGCTGTGGTTCGCAACCCTCGCCGGGATAGGGATCATCAATATCCTCAAGCATCCCACAGTGCTCCTGGCCGTCAGCCCGCACCACGCGCTCGCCTATTTCGCGGCCAACCACATTCACGGCTTCGTCGTGCTGGGCACGGTTGTCTTGTGCATCACCGGGGGGGAGGCCCTGTACGCGGATCTCGGGCACTTCAGCCGCCTTCCCATCCGCAACAGCTGGTTTGTGGTGGTCTGCCCGGCCCTGGTGCTGAACTATCTCGGCCAGGGCGCGCTGATTCTCAACAATCCCGATGCGGCCCACAACCCCTTTTACCGTTCCGTGCCCGAGGGGCTGCTCATCCCCATGCTCGTACTCGCGACGGCCGCCACGGTCATCGCCTCCCAGGCCCTGATAACGGGCGTCTATTCCCTCACCCAGCAGGCCATGCAGCTCGGGTTCATGCCGCGCATGCGGGTGGTGCACACCTCGTCTTCCACCAGGGGGCAGGTGTATCTGCCGACCATCAACACCATCCTCATGCTCGCCTGCGTGGCCCTGGTCCTCATCTTCGAAAGCTCGAGCGGCCTTGCGGCGGCTTACGGGTTGGCGGTTACCGGCGCCATGGGGATTACTTCCATCCTCTACTTCGCGGTGACGCGCTTCGTGTGGGGCTGGCCGCTGTGGCGGGCGCTCCCGCTGTTGTTGTTGTTCCTGCTGTTCGACCTGCCGTTCCTCGGCGCGAACCTGGTCAAAATACTCGACGGCGGCTGGCTGCCGCTTCTGGCCTCGGTGCTGATCGTCGCCGTCATGACGACCTGGCAGAAAGGGCGCGCGAGGCTGGCCGACAGTTTCGTGCATATCAGTATGCCGCTTGCCGAGTTCCTCAGCTTCCTGCGGCAGGACGTGTTCGCCAGAAGCCCGGGGACGGGCGTTTTCATGACCATGAACCAGAACCTGACCCCGCCCCCGCTGGCGACGTTTTCCACGCTGGTGCACGCGGTGCCCGAGACCGTGGTTCTGCTGACCATACGGACGGTCAACGCGCCGTATGCGCGGGCGGGCAACCGCATCATGGTGAACGGGGACGACAAGGATATCGGTTTTTACCGCATGGCGGTTTCCTACGGCTATATGGAACAGCCGGACATGGTCGCCGTCATGGAGGAATCGAAGGATTCCGGGGTGTATCTCGGCGACGCCACCTTTTACCTCGGGCGCGAGACCTTCCTGCCCGCCGAGGGGCACGATGAGGCCATGCGGCCCTGGCGCAGGGCGCTGTTCGACTTCTTGAGCAGGAACGCCTGGGACGCTTCGATATTTTTCAATATCCCCTCGTCGAAAGTCATGGAAATCGGCACGCGGCTCAAGCTGTGA
- a CDS encoding hypothetical protein (Evidence 5 : No homology to any previously reported sequences) — MSPGRIHSYTILREKRNGGRGKIMRGKQDASRGMTVEPPFSKAGRQKAAPPGGAGSVQTDDKPRKAVVCEGTPTPALNGGNECRLRLRGGLLSKRTLSTTSAPPGGAGSAG; from the coding sequence GTGTCGCCGGGGCGTATACACAGCTATACCATCTTGCGGGAGAAAAGGAATGGCGGGCGCGGAAAAATCATGCGCGGCAAACAGGATGCCTCACGTGGCATGACGGTCGAACCGCCGTTTTCCAAGGCCGGGCGGCAAAAAGCGGCGCCCCCGGGCGGGGCCGGGAGCGTCCAGACTGATGACAAACCCCGCAAAGCCGTGGTTTGTGAAGGCACGCCCACTCCGGCGCTTAACGGCGGCAATGAATGCCGCCTACGCCTCCGTGGCGGGTTGTTGTCAAAGAGGACTTTGTCAACAACCTCGGCGCCCCCGGGCGGGGCCGGGAGCGCCGGATGA
- a CDS encoding Amidohydrolase — protein sequence MDIQAVRQFINEWIDVNGQEFVDCAMSLFHNPELGMQEFKAVEILTGIAARHGFAVESGVAGMPTAFVATYGSGKPVIGFSAEYDSLPGLSQKVVSHKEPVREGAPGHGCGHCLLGSAALAAAVAVRYAAERFGFACTVKLFGTPAEELCVGKPFMARAGLFSGLDAMLDWHPSCFETFVARASNAYFSKLYHFSGETAHGNAPWNGRSALDGAVLMGQAAEMMREHIQPGVDSRPNTFNYTFSDVGPEFPVVVPDRSTAWFIGRFTTTEIMEDFLKRLDRCAEGAAMATGTEVRSELLTAIHEKIPNETLGQLMHENYLAVGAMPVTGEEQAFAKEVQRSAGREPVGITQEPRLPCTQDSGVSDISEYSWFAPTAMFRPGIFAGPLHHWTVTAIVGSSIGRRSVGYAAKILAGTAADLAAKPDVLAAAWAEQKTRMRGRSYKSLIPDTIPPPLETNRQLMEKYSQEDCRQGLQKPSQTPVDPL from the coding sequence ATGGATATACAGGCAGTGCGGCAGTTCATCAATGAATGGATCGATGTAAACGGGCAGGAATTCGTCGACTGCGCCATGTCCCTTTTTCACAACCCCGAGCTCGGCATGCAGGAGTTCAAGGCAGTGGAAATCCTGACCGGCATTGCCGCCAGGCACGGCTTTGCGGTGGAATCCGGCGTGGCCGGCATGCCCACCGCCTTTGTGGCGACTTACGGCAGCGGCAAGCCCGTCATCGGCTTCAGCGCGGAGTATGACAGTTTGCCGGGCCTGTCCCAGAAGGTCGTTTCCCACAAAGAGCCGGTCCGCGAGGGCGCGCCCGGCCACGGATGCGGGCACTGCCTTCTGGGGTCGGCGGCCCTGGCGGCGGCGGTCGCGGTCCGTTACGCTGCGGAACGGTTCGGCTTTGCCTGCACCGTAAAGCTGTTCGGCACGCCCGCGGAGGAGCTTTGCGTGGGCAAACCCTTCATGGCCCGCGCCGGTCTGTTTAGCGGGCTCGACGCCATGCTGGACTGGCACCCCTCGTGTTTTGAAACGTTCGTGGCCAGAGCCAGCAATGCGTATTTCAGCAAGCTGTACCATTTTTCCGGGGAAACAGCGCACGGCAATGCCCCTTGGAACGGGAGAAGCGCCCTGGACGGCGCCGTGCTGATGGGGCAGGCCGCGGAGATGATGCGTGAGCACATCCAGCCGGGCGTGGATTCCAGACCCAACACTTTCAACTACACCTTTTCCGATGTGGGGCCGGAATTCCCGGTCGTCGTGCCGGACAGAAGCACGGCCTGGTTCATCGGCCGTTTTACCACCACCGAGATCATGGAAGATTTTTTGAAACGCCTGGACAGATGCGCGGAAGGCGCGGCCATGGCCACGGGCACGGAGGTGCGCTCCGAACTGCTGACGGCCATCCATGAGAAAATTCCCAATGAAACGCTGGGGCAGCTCATGCATGAGAATTACCTGGCCGTCGGCGCCATGCCCGTGACCGGGGAGGAGCAGGCTTTCGCGAAAGAGGTGCAGCGAAGCGCCGGCAGGGAGCCGGTGGGCATCACCCAGGAACCGAGGCTGCCGTGCACGCAGGATTCGGGCGTGAGCGACATTTCCGAATATTCCTGGTTCGCCCCGACGGCCATGTTCCGGCCGGGCATTTTTGCGGGCCCTCTGCACCATTGGACGGTTACCGCCATTGTCGGCAGTTCCATAGGGCGGCGGAGCGTAGGGTACGCGGCGAAAATCCTGGCCGGGACCGCCGCGGATCTCGCGGCCAAACCCGACGTGCTGGCCGCCGCCTGGGCGGAACAGAAAACCCGGATGCGGGGCCGGTCTTACAAATCGCTTATTCCCGATACCATCCCGCCGCCGCTTGAAACGAACAGGCAGCTCATGGAAAAGTACAGCCAGGAGGATTGCCGCCAGGGTTTGCAAAAACCGTCCCAAACGCCGGTAGATCCGCTATGA